The following coding sequences lie in one Cydia strobilella chromosome 16, ilCydStro3.1, whole genome shotgun sequence genomic window:
- the LOC134748451 gene encoding zinc carboxypeptidase isoform X1, whose amino-acid sequence MYFITAGFFIFLLITGCDSTSYKNHALLRGVPYDETELIFFKTLDKAYNVMWWKEPTLVQKPVEFSISPRNLAELYRDTEKMSVRFIIVIRNLQGAFDKQKASPYFRRNMESFNWHSYYRLDDIYDWLKDVSAQYPQEVQLRRVGKTHENRTIISARLSLKGSINRSKVIVEGGCHAREWLSPAVVTYMLYTLLNANKYKDQELERIAYTYTWVFIPVMNPDGYEYSHTTDRLWRKNRRPGGGVDLNRNYGIAFGSHGASTYPTSIQYCGDSAFSEPETYSMATMAREHRHKLEYYISFHSYGQFLIIPYAHLIEHEDNYDKVKKMADKAAERMKVNHGITYKSGTAYETVGYLASGTSSDWVKRALNVSYVFTIELPDTGAHGYALPPGRILPSCQAIMDGLLDIFTPQSKRFLRLHDSAAGKNRLCVKVIFFCNMFLYVMIYAINYLC is encoded by the exons ATGTATTTCATAACTGCtggcttttttattttcttattaataACGGGATGTGACAGTACATCTTATAAAAATCATGCGTTGCTCCGTGGCGTTCCGTATGATGAAACGGAGTTGATATTCTTCAAAACACTGGACAAGGCCTACAATGTAATGTGGTGGAAGGAACCAACTTTAGTTCAAAAACCAGTGGAATTCAGCATTAGTCCTCGTAACTTAGCAGAACTCTATAGGGATACGGAGAAGATGAGCGTTCGCTTCATTATTGTGATCAGGAATTTACAGGG TGCCTTCGATAAACAAAAAGCCAGTCCCTACTTCAGGCGTAACATGGAATCCTTCAACTGGCACAGCTACTATCGCTTAGACGACATTTATGACTGGCTCAAAGATGTTAGCGCTCAATACCCACAGGAGGTGCAGCTTCGAAGGGTTGGCAAAACTCACGAAAACAGAACAATTATATCTGCAAGACTGTCATTGAAAGGATCCATAAACAG ATCCAAAGTGATAGTGGAAGGAGGTTGCCATGCGCGGGAGTGGTTGTCTCCAGCGGTTGTAACTTACATGttatatacattattaaatGCTAATAAGTATAAAGACCAAGAGCTGGAGCGCATCGCGTACACGTACACTTGGGTTTTTATACCTGTCATGAACCCAGACGGATATGAATATAGCCATACAACG GATCGCTTATGGAGAAAAAATCGTCGTCCTGGCGGTGGTGTAGATTTAAATCGAAACTACGGTATTGCATTTGGAA GTCACGGTGCAAGTACATATCCAACCAGCATCCAATATTGTGGTGACAGTGCTTTTTCCGAACCGGAGACATATTCAATGGCAACTATGGCAAGGGAACATAGACACAAATTAGAATACTACATTTCGTTTCACTCTTATGGCCAGTTTTTAATCATACCTTACGCACATTTGATAGAACATGAGGATAACTATGACAAAGTG aaaaaaatggcCGATAAGGCGGCTGAACGAATGAAAGTAAATCACGGGATTACATACAAATCAGGCACTGCTTACGAAACAGTGG GATACTTGGCGTCTGGAACGAGTAGTGACTGGGTGAAGAGAGCCTTAAATGTTTC TTATGTTTTTACAATTGAGCTCCCCGACACGGGGGCCCACGGCTACGCCCTGCCGCCAGGTCGCATCCTGCCCTCCTGCCAGGCCATTATGGACGGCCTGCTAGATATCTTTACTCCCCAATCTAAAAGATTCTTGAGATTGCATGACAGCGCCGCAGGGAAAAATCGACTATGTgttaaagttatatttttttgtaacatgTTTCTGTATGTTATGATatatgcaataaattatttgtgttaA
- the LOC134748451 gene encoding zinc carboxypeptidase isoform X3: protein MESFNWHSYYRLDDIYDWLKDVSAQYPQEVQLRRVGKTHENRTIISARLSLKGSINRSKVIVEGGCHAREWLSPAVVTYMLYTLLNANKYKDQELERIAYTYTWVFIPVMNPDGYEYSHTTDRLWRKNRRPGGGVDLNRNYGIAFGSHGASTYPTSIQYCGDSAFSEPETYSMATMAREHRHKLEYYISFHSYGQFLIIPYAHLIEHEDNYDKVKKMADKAAERMKVNHGITYKSGTAYETVGYLASGTSSDWVKRALNVSYVFTIELPDTGAHGYALPPGRILPSCQAIMDGLLDIFTPQSKRFLRLHDSAAGKNRLCVKVIFFCNMFLYVMIYAINYLC from the exons ATGGAATCCTTCAACTGGCACAGCTACTATCGCTTAGACGACATTTATGACTGGCTCAAAGATGTTAGCGCTCAATACCCACAGGAGGTGCAGCTTCGAAGGGTTGGCAAAACTCACGAAAACAGAACAATTATATCTGCAAGACTGTCATTGAAAGGATCCATAAACAG ATCCAAAGTGATAGTGGAAGGAGGTTGCCATGCGCGGGAGTGGTTGTCTCCAGCGGTTGTAACTTACATGttatatacattattaaatGCTAATAAGTATAAAGACCAAGAGCTGGAGCGCATCGCGTACACGTACACTTGGGTTTTTATACCTGTCATGAACCCAGACGGATATGAATATAGCCATACAACG GATCGCTTATGGAGAAAAAATCGTCGTCCTGGCGGTGGTGTAGATTTAAATCGAAACTACGGTATTGCATTTGGAA GTCACGGTGCAAGTACATATCCAACCAGCATCCAATATTGTGGTGACAGTGCTTTTTCCGAACCGGAGACATATTCAATGGCAACTATGGCAAGGGAACATAGACACAAATTAGAATACTACATTTCGTTTCACTCTTATGGCCAGTTTTTAATCATACCTTACGCACATTTGATAGAACATGAGGATAACTATGACAAAGTG aaaaaaatggcCGATAAGGCGGCTGAACGAATGAAAGTAAATCACGGGATTACATACAAATCAGGCACTGCTTACGAAACAGTGG GATACTTGGCGTCTGGAACGAGTAGTGACTGGGTGAAGAGAGCCTTAAATGTTTC TTATGTTTTTACAATTGAGCTCCCCGACACGGGGGCCCACGGCTACGCCCTGCCGCCAGGTCGCATCCTGCCCTCCTGCCAGGCCATTATGGACGGCCTGCTAGATATCTTTACTCCCCAATCTAAAAGATTCTTGAGATTGCATGACAGCGCCGCAGGGAAAAATCGACTATGTgttaaagttatatttttttgtaacatgTTTCTGTATGTTATGATatatgcaataaattatttgtgttaA
- the LOC134748451 gene encoding zinc carboxypeptidase A 1 isoform X2: protein MYFITAGFFIFLLITGCDSTSYKNHALLRGVPYDETELIFFKTLDKAYNVMWWKEPTLVQKPVEFSISPRNLAELYRDTEKMSVRFIIVIRNLQGAFDKQKASPYFRRNMESFNWHSYYRLDDIYDWLKDVSAQYPQEVQLRRVGKTHENRTIISARLSLKGSINRSKVIVEGGCHAREWLSPAVVTYMLYTLLNANKYKDQELERIAYTYTWVFIPVMNPDGYEYSHTTDRLWRKNRRPGGGVDLNRNYGIAFGSHGASTYPTSIQYCGDSAFSEPETYSMATMAREHRHKLEYYISFHSYGQFLIIPYAHLIEHEDNYDKVKKMADKAAERMKVNHGITYKSGTAYETVGKILGVWNE from the exons ATGTATTTCATAACTGCtggcttttttattttcttattaataACGGGATGTGACAGTACATCTTATAAAAATCATGCGTTGCTCCGTGGCGTTCCGTATGATGAAACGGAGTTGATATTCTTCAAAACACTGGACAAGGCCTACAATGTAATGTGGTGGAAGGAACCAACTTTAGTTCAAAAACCAGTGGAATTCAGCATTAGTCCTCGTAACTTAGCAGAACTCTATAGGGATACGGAGAAGATGAGCGTTCGCTTCATTATTGTGATCAGGAATTTACAGGG TGCCTTCGATAAACAAAAAGCCAGTCCCTACTTCAGGCGTAACATGGAATCCTTCAACTGGCACAGCTACTATCGCTTAGACGACATTTATGACTGGCTCAAAGATGTTAGCGCTCAATACCCACAGGAGGTGCAGCTTCGAAGGGTTGGCAAAACTCACGAAAACAGAACAATTATATCTGCAAGACTGTCATTGAAAGGATCCATAAACAG ATCCAAAGTGATAGTGGAAGGAGGTTGCCATGCGCGGGAGTGGTTGTCTCCAGCGGTTGTAACTTACATGttatatacattattaaatGCTAATAAGTATAAAGACCAAGAGCTGGAGCGCATCGCGTACACGTACACTTGGGTTTTTATACCTGTCATGAACCCAGACGGATATGAATATAGCCATACAACG GATCGCTTATGGAGAAAAAATCGTCGTCCTGGCGGTGGTGTAGATTTAAATCGAAACTACGGTATTGCATTTGGAA GTCACGGTGCAAGTACATATCCAACCAGCATCCAATATTGTGGTGACAGTGCTTTTTCCGAACCGGAGACATATTCAATGGCAACTATGGCAAGGGAACATAGACACAAATTAGAATACTACATTTCGTTTCACTCTTATGGCCAGTTTTTAATCATACCTTACGCACATTTGATAGAACATGAGGATAACTATGACAAAGTG aaaaaaatggcCGATAAGGCGGCTGAACGAATGAAAGTAAATCACGGGATTACATACAAATCAGGCACTGCTTACGAAACAGTGGGTaa GATACTTGGCGTCTGGAACGAGTAG